Proteins co-encoded in one Halobacteriovoraceae bacterium genomic window:
- a CDS encoding segregation/condensation protein A, translating to MLDTSIQVKTDHFDGPLGLLLLLIQKEEMDIRQLDLTTITQQYLRYLDDMKNLNFDIAGEYLYLAASLIHLKSKDCLTEDEDLILKNNEDGPDELKFATQAELIRRLEQLQRFQLLGEKLWNLPKRGHDVFTRPKVKRKEIVDSILTQTDINELLAAMLDFMAREKRKYTIVRRDRLSIKEKLQFLKKYLEEGKKFDFETVILADGERTIDNVVITFISFLELARLKKISIFQNTENGVIYVELVDNLENFDVESANGFEPEDETTEEQEELINQEVVTPIQ from the coding sequence ATGCTAGATACCTCTATTCAAGTAAAAACAGATCATTTTGATGGCCCCTTAGGCCTACTCCTCCTTCTGATTCAAAAAGAAGAAATGGATATTCGTCAGCTAGATCTTACTACAATTACTCAGCAATATTTAAGATATCTCGATGATATGAAAAATCTTAATTTTGATATTGCTGGAGAATATTTATATCTTGCAGCATCATTAATTCACTTAAAATCCAAAGATTGTCTAACTGAAGACGAAGACCTTATCCTCAAAAATAATGAGGATGGCCCTGATGAATTGAAATTTGCTACGCAAGCTGAATTAATACGAAGACTAGAACAACTACAAAGGTTTCAATTGTTAGGTGAAAAGTTATGGAATCTCCCTAAGAGAGGCCATGACGTTTTCACTAGGCCTAAAGTTAAGCGTAAAGAAATAGTCGATTCTATCTTAACTCAGACTGATATCAACGAACTCCTAGCGGCCATGTTGGATTTTATGGCCAGAGAAAAAAGAAAATACACAATTGTCAGAAGAGACCGACTTTCCATAAAAGAAAAACTACAGTTTCTTAAAAAATATCTCGAAGAAGGGAAAAAATTCGATTTTGAAACTGTAATCTTGGCAGACGGAGAAAGGACAATTGATAATGTCGTTATTACCTTTATATCTTTTTTAGAACTGGCCAGACTTAAAAAAATATCTATATTTCAAAACACAGAAAATGGTGTGATTTACGTTGAACTAGTCGATAATTTAGAGAACTTTGATGTTGAATCTGCAAATGGCTTTGAACCAGAGGATGAAACTACCGAAGAACAAGAAGAATTAATCAATCAGGAAGTGGTTACTCCAATACAATAA
- the trpS gene encoding tryptophan--tRNA ligase, which produces MGSTILSGMRPTGPLHIGHYVGVIKNWVELQKDNDCFFFVADWHALTSNYDNLSVIREARRTYVRGWIAAGVDPEKCHIYNQSDFFEILKLNQFFLTMTPPGWADRSPSWKDLKMNPQKKLDNLGFYTYPILQATDIAIVKGQKVPVGEDQVTHIEIGREIIRKFNRLYNTDIPEPEALLTKVPKLLGIDGSKMSSSKGNTISLQETEKSLQKKINKMKTDDLRGGVENPGNPENCSVFDYHKIFNNTKNCSEINDACRSAGLSCGECKQKLGLAMKSELMPIAQKMSSISDGDCDEIIAEGNKKVSGKISRHWDELSSKIMFK; this is translated from the coding sequence ATGGGTAGTACAATTTTAAGTGGGATGAGGCCAACGGGGCCGCTGCATATTGGACATTATGTTGGTGTTATTAAAAATTGGGTTGAGTTACAAAAAGACAATGATTGTTTCTTTTTTGTTGCAGACTGGCATGCCTTAACCAGTAACTATGATAATTTGTCTGTCATTAGAGAGGCCAGAAGGACCTATGTTAGAGGTTGGATTGCTGCTGGCGTTGACCCAGAGAAATGTCATATTTATAACCAGTCTGACTTTTTTGAAATACTAAAGCTCAATCAGTTTTTCCTCACAATGACTCCTCCTGGATGGGCCGATAGGTCCCCTAGTTGGAAAGATTTAAAAATGAATCCACAAAAAAAACTTGATAATCTTGGTTTCTACACTTACCCCATTTTACAAGCAACCGATATCGCTATCGTTAAAGGACAAAAAGTTCCGGTAGGTGAAGATCAAGTTACTCATATTGAAATTGGCAGAGAAATTATTCGAAAATTTAATCGACTATATAACACTGATATTCCTGAGCCAGAGGCATTACTAACTAAAGTACCTAAATTATTAGGAATAGATGGTAGTAAAATGTCTAGTTCAAAAGGAAATACAATATCACTACAAGAAACAGAAAAGAGCTTGCAGAAAAAAATTAATAAAATGAAAACTGATGATCTTCGTGGTGGAGTTGAAAATCCAGGAAATCCAGAAAATTGCTCTGTTTTTGACTATCACAAAATATTTAATAACACTAAAAATTGCTCTGAAATTAATGACGCTTGCCGTTCAGCAGGACTTAGCTGTGGAGAGTGTAAACAGAAACTAGGACTGGCCATGAAGTCAGAACTAATGCCAATTGCTCAGAAAATGTCATCAATATCTGATGGAGATTGCGATGAAATTATTGCAGAGGGTAACAAAAAAGTTTCTGGAAAAATTTCGAGACATTGGGATGAATTAAGTTCTAAAATAATGTTCAAGTAA
- a CDS encoding site-2 protease family protein codes for MDNLNNVLLNITTGLPGLLLAVVCHEWAHAMMSYKFGDPTAKYAGRLTLNPQAHFDLIGTIIFPLVGVLLGGVMFGWAKPVPIDPRYYKNYKKGVFWVSFAGPLANIVLVIIFSFLLAFIQKKIGSVFSYYETILQMISMAIRINVVIAAFNLIPWPPLDGSKMLAMFMDHETARRYEGLSRYWFVMLIVIWYTDIIGYFVQPFFFFAQFIYNSFLMIL; via the coding sequence ATGGATAATTTAAATAATGTATTACTAAACATAACTACAGGTTTGCCAGGTCTACTTCTGGCCGTCGTGTGCCATGAATGGGCCCATGCTATGATGTCATATAAATTTGGTGATCCAACGGCCAAGTACGCCGGGAGACTTACTCTAAATCCACAAGCGCACTTTGATTTAATTGGTACTATTATTTTTCCGCTTGTTGGAGTCCTTCTTGGAGGAGTAATGTTTGGGTGGGCCAAACCTGTTCCTATTGATCCTCGTTATTATAAGAATTATAAAAAGGGTGTTTTTTGGGTTAGTTTTGCGGGCCCTCTGGCAAACATTGTTCTTGTCATTATTTTTAGCTTTCTTCTTGCCTTTATTCAGAAAAAAATTGGCTCAGTATTCTCTTATTACGAAACAATTCTTCAAATGATTAGCATGGCCATACGTATTAATGTTGTCATCGCGGCCTTCAATCTTATCCCCTGGCCTCCACTGGATGGATCAAAAATGTTGGCCATGTTTATGGATCATGAAACCGCTAGAAGGTATGAAGGACTTTCTAGATATTGGTTTGTTATGCTTATCGTAATATGGTACACTGATATTATTGGATATTTTGTCCAACCTTTTTTCTTTTTTGCGCAATTTATCTATAATTCTTTTTTAATGATTTTATAA
- a CDS encoding NUDIX domain-containing protein: protein MSTSDKITLKVQVVIYHPKTEEFLILQTNERRGGFWQNVTGSVESNENILDAARRELIEETSLEIDDIRILDIEFKFEDQWKRSVQEKCFLAKVKSKGVLLDPFEHQSFIWKKKNQISKETYKYSSNFECFLKSLERI, encoded by the coding sequence ATGTCAACCTCTGATAAAATCACACTTAAGGTACAGGTAGTCATCTACCATCCAAAAACTGAAGAATTTCTCATTTTACAAACAAATGAGAGAAGGGGTGGTTTTTGGCAAAATGTAACAGGGAGCGTAGAGTCAAATGAAAACATCTTAGATGCTGCTAGAAGAGAACTTATTGAAGAGACTTCACTTGAAATTGATGACATTAGGATCTTGGATATTGAATTTAAATTTGAAGATCAATGGAAAAGATCAGTGCAAGAGAAATGTTTTCTGGCCAAAGTAAAAAGTAAAGGTGTTTTGCTTGATCCCTTTGAGCATCAGTCTTTTATTTGGAAGAAGAAAAATCAAATATCTAAGGAAACTTATAAGTACTCATCTAATTTTGAATGTTTTTTGAAATCGTTGGAAAGAATATGA
- a CDS encoding Hpt domain-containing protein has product MRKIYQIVFEYTIKDPKTGRNIDTVHNVRALLIISAITSFIYFSYSCFYYFVIESNVLGISHFSCGVFSILSIFLYRYTKNYVFILNILFFLAASAIYLGVIYSGGIISPNMYWLIVASMVGQMFLGKNNSSFWIGTYIFLTILLGIWEYSDIPRPDNIYTDDFFKIYQVITAFSVLVVGAFFTYIFRKMIDDAFVEIVNKSNEIKKLNDVLHSSNEDLEKRVEQRTEEINTQKIELENAVYKLKLFSGSINSMINSLDEGFIVFDEKGKCDNTYSQTCIKLLEQNPSGKFIHEILKVTDELEIENINMWLDLIFSNQLEFEDAAILGPTSYQHSNLEKSITLSYRPIYDDKKEKIIAIVMIVSDKSKELQAIKKEEKIKEDAERIVRIANNKSLVAKYLSEINNTTNKINAIIEKKDVIKINEIQYILHTLKGGASSFLFSDLVSHIHNFEDVLMDRKKDEVIRIDELIAIKNLFLEWKKRFLENHSSILGKDFEEDETYKHMPMSVINNFLNNVLEHGDEYIRKAFLETFVMTPIQEMFQPFELTLKEMSSRLGKKIKQIKYDGPSLKIYSPIYENVFNSFVHIFKNIVEHGIENPSMRNKLGKDEFGEIDVSWKIQDDSLIIRIKDDGRGVDVQKVKDKMEGISELNRPDHEIIQEIFSHQFTSTYNVSVFSGRGVGLSAVKSEVEKLNGKIWVESLANEGAEFVIKLPYTQLIIDLFSQDKKVLSVF; this is encoded by the coding sequence ATGCGAAAGATATATCAAATTGTATTTGAATATACGATAAAAGATCCTAAAACTGGTAGAAATATTGATACTGTTCATAATGTCAGAGCGCTTCTCATTATTTCAGCAATTACAAGTTTTATCTATTTCAGTTATTCCTGTTTTTATTATTTTGTAATAGAATCCAACGTTTTAGGTATTAGTCATTTTTCATGTGGGGTATTTTCAATTTTGAGTATATTTCTCTATAGGTATACCAAAAATTATGTTTTTATTCTTAATATTCTTTTTTTCTTGGCAGCTTCTGCGATATACCTGGGTGTAATATATTCAGGTGGAATTATATCTCCAAATATGTATTGGTTAATTGTTGCATCTATGGTCGGACAGATGTTTTTGGGGAAAAATAATTCAAGTTTTTGGATAGGAACCTATATTTTCCTAACAATACTTCTGGGTATTTGGGAATACTCTGACATCCCAAGACCAGATAATATTTATACTGATGATTTCTTTAAAATCTATCAAGTCATTACTGCTTTTTCAGTATTGGTTGTAGGGGCTTTTTTTACGTACATTTTTAGAAAAATGATCGATGATGCATTTGTTGAAATAGTCAATAAAAGCAATGAAATAAAAAAATTAAACGATGTGCTACATAGTTCAAATGAAGATTTAGAAAAAAGAGTCGAACAAAGAACAGAAGAAATTAATACTCAAAAAATAGAGTTGGAAAATGCTGTCTACAAATTGAAACTTTTTTCAGGTTCAATCAACTCGATGATAAATTCTCTAGATGAAGGCTTTATTGTATTTGATGAAAAAGGAAAGTGCGATAATACATATTCTCAAACCTGCATAAAACTTTTAGAGCAAAACCCTTCCGGAAAATTTATCCATGAAATTTTAAAAGTAACTGATGAGCTAGAAATTGAGAATATAAATATGTGGCTTGATCTCATCTTCTCAAATCAACTTGAATTTGAAGATGCAGCAATATTAGGACCGACTAGTTATCAACATTCAAATTTAGAAAAATCAATTACACTGAGTTATAGACCAATATATGACGATAAAAAAGAAAAAATAATCGCTATAGTGATGATTGTTTCTGATAAATCAAAGGAACTTCAAGCAATTAAAAAAGAAGAAAAAATTAAAGAAGACGCAGAACGAATTGTACGTATTGCAAATAATAAGTCATTGGTTGCAAAGTACTTGTCAGAAATCAACAATACTACCAATAAAATTAATGCAATTATAGAAAAAAAGGATGTGATAAAAATTAATGAGATTCAATATATCCTACATACTCTAAAGGGGGGCGCTAGTTCTTTTTTATTTTCAGATCTAGTATCACACATTCATAACTTTGAAGATGTTTTAATGGATCGAAAAAAAGATGAAGTCATAAGAATTGATGAACTGATTGCTATTAAAAATCTTTTTTTAGAATGGAAAAAGAGATTTCTTGAAAATCATAGTAGTATTTTAGGTAAAGATTTTGAAGAAGATGAGACTTATAAGCATATGCCGATGTCTGTCATTAATAACTTTTTGAATAACGTATTAGAGCATGGAGATGAATATATACGAAAGGCGTTTTTAGAAACTTTTGTCATGACCCCTATTCAAGAAATGTTTCAACCTTTCGAATTGACTCTAAAAGAAATGTCTAGTCGATTAGGAAAGAAAATAAAACAAATAAAATATGATGGACCTTCACTAAAAATATACTCACCAATATATGAAAATGTATTTAATTCTTTTGTTCATATCTTTAAAAATATTGTTGAGCATGGGATTGAAAATCCATCTATGAGAAACAAGCTTGGAAAAGATGAATTTGGTGAAATAGATGTTTCATGGAAAATACAAGACGATAGTCTTATTATTCGAATCAAAGACGATGGAAGAGGAGTTGATGTTCAGAAGGTTAAAGACAAAATGGAAGGGATTAGTGAGCTGAATAGGCCAGATCATGAAATCATACAAGAAATTTTCTCACATCAATTTACAAGTACATACAATGTATCTGTATTTTCAGGCAGAGGAGTAGGGCTTTCAGCTGTAAAAAGTGAAGTAGAGAAATTAAATGGCAAGATTTGGGTCGAATCTCTTGCAAATGAAGGTGCAGAATTTGTGATAAAGCTTCCTTACACTCAATTGATTATTGATCTTTTCTCTCAAGATAAAAAAGTGCTTAGCGTGTTCTAA
- a CDS encoding DegT/DnrJ/EryC1/StrS family aminotransferase has translation MAVAFLDFERLHQNEFQKQVIDRFTEIVKTNAFVEGKYNAMFEKEFANMQNTKHCLLVANGTDALEISLKVSGVQTGDKVGVPGITFYASAEAIVNVGAIPVLIDVDPLSGLISPSSLKNVLENHRLKAVMPVHIYGLPAPIGEIKHIVKDLDIAIIEDGAQACGTILDSGPCGSSGNLTTFSFYPTKNLAAFGDAGAILTNDDSKVEMIKSIRNHGRGEHPIIGRNSRCDHLQAAVLHAKLETIKNENQKRKEIAKKYHEGLKNFPVHILHDKFIETSSWHLYPVRFNNKDEKQRMQQHLSQKEIGTAPFYDLAMHHFPALMNCEGDKEFAQQFAGTVLCLPMHPHLEDREIAEVIQAIKEFY, from the coding sequence ATGGCCGTAGCTTTTCTTGATTTTGAGAGATTACATCAAAATGAATTTCAAAAACAAGTAATAGATCGTTTTACTGAAATTGTTAAAACGAATGCATTTGTTGAAGGTAAATATAATGCAATGTTTGAGAAAGAATTTGCGAACATGCAAAATACAAAACATTGTCTCTTAGTGGCCAATGGTACAGATGCTCTAGAGATTAGTCTGAAAGTAAGCGGAGTCCAAACAGGAGACAAAGTCGGAGTACCGGGAATCACTTTTTATGCATCAGCTGAAGCAATCGTAAATGTTGGGGCCATACCTGTCTTAATTGATGTTGATCCACTGTCTGGTCTTATTTCACCATCATCTCTTAAAAACGTTTTAGAAAATCACAGACTCAAAGCTGTTATGCCTGTGCATATTTATGGCCTACCAGCGCCTATTGGTGAAATCAAACATATTGTTAAAGATCTCGACATTGCAATTATTGAAGATGGCGCTCAGGCCTGTGGAACAATCCTCGATTCAGGGCCTTGTGGGAGTAGCGGCAATTTAACAACTTTCTCTTTCTATCCGACAAAAAATCTAGCTGCATTTGGAGACGCTGGAGCGATTTTAACGAACGATGATTCAAAAGTTGAAATGATTAAAAGTATACGTAATCACGGCCGTGGTGAACATCCTATTATTGGTAGAAATTCAAGGTGTGATCACTTACAGGCCGCAGTGCTGCATGCAAAACTTGAAACTATAAAAAATGAAAATCAAAAAAGAAAAGAAATTGCGAAAAAATACCATGAGGGACTAAAAAACTTTCCTGTCCATATTCTCCATGACAAATTTATTGAGACATCCTCATGGCATTTATACCCCGTTCGTTTTAATAACAAAGATGAAAAACAAAGAATGCAACAACATCTAAGTCAAAAAGAGATTGGGACAGCTCCCTTTTACGATTTAGCGATGCACCATTTTCCGGCCCTTATGAACTGCGAGGGGGACAAAGAATTTGCGCAACAGTTTGCGGGCACAGTACTTTGTCTACCCATGCATCCACATTTAGAAGATAGAGAAATAGCAGAAGTAATACAGGCCATTAAAGAATTCTATTGA
- the trmB gene encoding tRNA (guanosine(46)-N7)-methyltransferase TrmB, with amino-acid sequence MDKTLSQDFKYTHKSRNPYHDKLEQYKHIVMRDEEAELYQGKWNEVIFNRDAPLYLEIGSGYGHFMVEFCSKYPDVNFVGMDYRFKRSFELARRLDRNVNEIYNFRYLRAKGERTGHIFGENELDGIFYFFPDPWPKARHNKKRLFKNEVLPYLHRTLKPEGKIYIKTDHDGYAEQMAEVIDNSNLFKLQFKTHDLWKDAPEHFLASFSTKFEKIFLAQKVNIKAFEISAIK; translated from the coding sequence ATGGATAAAACCCTATCACAAGATTTTAAGTATACCCACAAATCCCGAAACCCCTACCATGATAAGCTAGAACAATATAAGCATATTGTTATGCGAGATGAAGAGGCCGAGTTATATCAAGGAAAATGGAATGAAGTCATATTTAATCGTGATGCCCCACTTTATTTAGAAATTGGTTCAGGATATGGACATTTTATGGTTGAATTTTGTTCAAAATACCCTGATGTAAATTTCGTTGGTATGGATTATCGATTTAAAAGAAGTTTCGAATTAGCGAGACGTTTAGATAGAAATGTTAATGAAATTTATAATTTTAGATATCTCAGAGCAAAAGGTGAGAGGACTGGCCATATTTTTGGAGAAAATGAACTTGATGGAATTTTTTATTTTTTTCCTGATCCATGGCCAAAGGCCAGACATAACAAAAAGAGACTTTTTAAAAATGAAGTACTCCCTTACCTCCATCGAACATTAAAACCAGAAGGAAAGATCTATATAAAAACAGACCATGATGGGTACGCCGAACAAATGGCAGAAGTTATTGACAATTCTAACCTTTTCAAATTGCAATTTAAAACTCATGATCTTTGGAAAGATGCTCCAGAGCATTTTCTAGCAAGTTTCTCTACTAAATTTGAAAAAATCTTTCTTGCACAGAAAGTAAACATTAAGGCCTTTGAAATATCGGCCATTAAGTAA
- the dnaG gene encoding DNA primase gives MALNDLKDIIKQISISEGISRYIDVEKKGRKHIATCPFHDDHDPSLQIDDDKSLFMCFVCQTGGDLITFVEKFKNLDFGDALKDLAEKFSIPFEEHFGQKMQSPRQEMAQKILHKASLIYKRYSEKGDPGTFHKFLKNRGLSDETAQNFKIGLAPSHNIIWNYLNSIPNTESKESALKMAIEIGLIRQNKENKSHYDTFRDRIIFPIWDHFGKVVGFGGRALHDYQKAKYLNSFDSFIFNKRNIAYGLHIAKSSIRQKDAVILTEGYLDTIALHQYGFSNSVAIMGVGLSEYMAQYLIGLTKNIYMALDSDKAGLMAMERVNQIFMQKGILPKYLNFTPFKDPDEYLAQKGAVGMCELIEKAKTFIDNSLERLLPNPIPSVSDQKILLLEMAFEILSPLKEQLSATERVVQFARSLEIRSTPEMILSHYREYLTKKTSKLNVNNDRPQREEQVVQGERVEKKEFKSLSTGEKLLIKQIILHPDIMQGSRFAEVLDLITNFEVKRYISSIEKLYYEVDETEFMNLLKGLHLNSETPAEIGEAVGAVLFQYRKEKRFTEEQEKKFFTDLIKRLKEDYLISQKKALKAQSSLCHTEREMKQLMNEIISIDKKLNELKTQKIETH, from the coding sequence ATGGCCTTAAATGACCTAAAAGATATTATAAAACAGATCTCCATTTCTGAAGGAATCTCACGTTATATCGATGTTGAGAAAAAAGGACGTAAGCATATAGCAACTTGTCCTTTTCATGATGATCATGACCCTTCTCTCCAAATTGATGATGATAAATCTCTCTTTATGTGTTTTGTTTGTCAAACTGGAGGAGATCTCATTACATTTGTCGAAAAATTTAAAAATCTAGATTTTGGAGATGCTCTAAAGGATCTTGCTGAGAAGTTTTCAATTCCCTTTGAGGAACATTTTGGTCAAAAAATGCAGTCCCCTCGCCAAGAGATGGCCCAAAAAATACTGCATAAAGCTTCGTTGATTTATAAAAGATATTCAGAAAAAGGAGATCCTGGAACATTTCATAAATTTTTAAAAAATCGCGGACTAAGTGATGAGACCGCACAAAATTTTAAAATTGGCCTAGCTCCAAGTCATAATATTATTTGGAATTATTTGAATTCAATTCCGAATACTGAAAGTAAAGAAAGTGCTTTAAAAATGGCCATTGAGATCGGGTTAATTAGACAGAACAAGGAAAATAAGTCTCACTATGATACTTTTCGAGATAGAATCATTTTTCCGATCTGGGATCATTTTGGCAAAGTAGTAGGATTTGGAGGTCGTGCTTTGCATGATTACCAGAAGGCCAAGTATTTAAATTCATTTGATTCATTTATTTTCAACAAGCGAAATATTGCTTATGGCCTTCATATTGCTAAATCCTCTATACGGCAAAAAGATGCCGTTATTTTGACTGAAGGATATCTTGATACAATTGCTCTTCATCAATATGGTTTTTCAAATTCAGTTGCCATTATGGGTGTTGGTTTAAGTGAGTATATGGCCCAATATTTAATTGGACTAACTAAGAATATTTATATGGCCTTGGATTCTGATAAAGCAGGCCTCATGGCCATGGAAAGAGTAAATCAAATTTTTATGCAAAAAGGCATTCTTCCAAAATATTTAAACTTCACCCCTTTTAAGGATCCGGACGAATATCTGGCGCAGAAAGGGGCGGTGGGAATGTGTGAATTGATTGAAAAGGCAAAAACATTTATCGATAACTCACTTGAAAGATTACTTCCAAATCCTATTCCATCAGTTTCTGATCAGAAAATCTTACTACTTGAGATGGCCTTTGAGATTTTATCGCCATTAAAAGAGCAACTCAGTGCAACAGAACGAGTTGTTCAATTTGCACGTTCACTTGAGATTAGATCTACGCCGGAGATGATTTTGAGTCATTATCGGGAGTATTTAACCAAGAAAACTAGTAAATTGAACGTAAATAATGATAGGCCTCAACGTGAAGAACAAGTAGTTCAGGGCGAAAGAGTAGAAAAAAAGGAATTTAAATCTTTATCAACAGGGGAAAAGCTATTAATTAAACAAATAATACTTCATCCAGATATAATGCAAGGTTCTAGATTTGCAGAAGTACTTGATTTAATCACCAATTTTGAGGTAAAACGATACATTTCGAGTATAGAAAAACTTTACTATGAGGTAGATGAGACAGAGTTCATGAACCTGCTTAAGGGTCTTCACCTTAATAGTGAAACTCCAGCAGAAATCGGAGAGGCCGTTGGAGCGGTGTTGTTTCAATACAGAAAGGAAAAGAGATTCACTGAAGAACAAGAAAAAAAGTTTTTTACTGATTTAATTAAAAGATTGAAGGAAGACTATTTGATTTCACAAAAGAAGGCCCTAAAAGCACAAAGTTCTCTATGTCATACTGAAAGAGAGATGAAACAACTGATGAATGAAATTATTTCCATAGATAAAAAGTTAAATGAACTAAAAACTCAAAAGATAGAAACTCATTAA